From Pyrenophora tritici-repentis strain M4 chromosome 1, whole genome shotgun sequence, the proteins below share one genomic window:
- a CDS encoding AMPKBI domain containing protein — protein sequence MTPSFPRSNERHILWVSIDEHTRLIPVDKSSTTHITYQPSPSTARPLYFHPSSIKRIRAHLRSETKGYLNTFTYTGKIYSALHQTIVTTEHLHQTYPFQITYLSSVSAALSHISTKTTAEKKNLLIWLDALQDIHPYTWARAYDSLTHECGAIYPPREEIVWADAKIYDMLAFDRIAEETGTWRPKTCYPGTTAECTLSSANTSVMKRSNSCGGDHVQILRADARGGPKCTEGKYPVDHEDELDETGFYRWFHQDYVTFLVDFGEFRVFVATEGSSGVAATRTPYIVNAIHTLWKDDNADSSTSSTSTTNMIARNATKLPKGYSAARVTPQTTWPQYPQISYSTLTAYALDVYKRLQATGDIGFSSLNVGARLDIGVAPDGKGFFVNEVTRWYGAHQFAVETQEEPYDSVARAFAKAFAETLGAKMRNIEEVNTRVIAKVPSRRRTIAAEETVVKRPRRKGHHNYDLRILG from the coding sequence ATGACTCCTTCCTTTCCTAGATCGAATGAGCGACACATTCTCTGGGTCTCCATCGACGAACACACACGTCTGATACCTGTCGATAAGTCCAGTACAACCCACATCACCTACCAACCATCCCCTTCCACTGCACGCCCCCTTTACTTCCACCCCTCCTCCATAAAACGCATCCGCGCCCACCTCCGTAGCGAAACAAAAGGCTACCTAAACACCTTCACCTATACAGGCAAGATATACTCCGCTCTCCACCAAACAATAGTAACAACCGAGCACCTCCATCAAACCTACCCATTCCAAATCACCTACCTCTCCTCCGTCTCCGCCGCCCTCTCACATATATCCACGAAAACCACTGCTGAGAAGAAGAACTTGCTAATCTGGCTCGATGCACTACAAGACATTCACCCTTATACCTGGGCGCGTGCATACGACTCCCTAACACACGAATGCGGAGCCATCTACCCTCCCCGCGAAGAGATAGTGTGGGCCGATGCCAAAATCTACGATATGCTAGCGTTCGATCGTATCGCAGAGGAGACAGGGACGTGGAGACCGAAGACGTGTTATCCCGGGACAACGGCTGAATGCACCCTCTCAAGCGCTAATACGAGTGTTATGAAGCGTTCAAACAGCTGCGGTGGGGATCACGTTCAGATCCTGCGTGCTGATGCACGTGGGGGGCCCAAGTGCACAGAAGGCAAGTATCCAGTTGATCATGAGGATGAGTTGGATGAGACCGGGTTTTATCGGTGGTTCCATCAGGATTATGTGACTTTCTTGGTAGATTTTGGGGAGTTTAGAGTATTTGTTGCGACCGAAGGGTCTTCTGGTGTTGCTGCCACGAGAACACCGTACATCGTCAATGCCATTCACACCCTATGGAAGGACGATAACGCAGATTCGAGCACATCCTCTACCTCCACCACAAACATGATTGCGCGAAACGCTACTAAACTGCCGAAAGGTTATAGTGCGGCTAGAGTAACACCTCAGACAACATGGCCACAGTATCCACAGATAAGCTACTCTACGCTAACAGCCTACGCGCTGGATGTGTATAAACGACTTCAAGCTACAGGTGACATTGGTTTCAGCTCACTGAACGTAGGCGCTCGGCTTGATATCGGCGTTGCACCGGATGGCAAGGGCTTTTTCGTGAATGAGGTAACAAGATGGTATGGGGCGCATCAGTTTGCCGTAGAAACGCAAGAGGAGCCGTATGATTCTGTTGCTCGAGCGTTTGCAAAGGCTTTCGCGGAGACATTGGGTGCAAAGATGAGAAATATAGAAGAAGTGAATACGCGTGTGATAGCTAAGGTGCCGTCAAGGCGCAGAACGATAGCTGCAGAGGAGACAGTGGTGAAGAGGCCGCGGAGGAAAGGTCATCACAACTATGACCTGCGCATCCTTGGTTGA